The following proteins are co-located in the Siansivirga zeaxanthinifaciens CC-SAMT-1 genome:
- a CDS encoding MopE-related protein, which translates to MDFEGFSFDDFKVTKIQIPCDNSNPPTGLTADVTTTALSAIINWNPIPSATYDLRYREIGASSWTEITDLATNTYTISGLVNDTDYEVQVSTRCTLASSIYSSSVNFTATACTGASISSFPYSESFEANFGLWNQGLNGTDDNIDWTRNSGGTPSITSGPTGPSGASNGNQYIFVESSSPNNPSKKAFLNSPCFELDGYENTELIFDYHMFGSTMGTLKVEVTNDNGLTYTSVFTVSGQQQTSASAAWTTQNINLNSYDGQTIKIRFSGTTGSSFASDIAVDNIKINANAVTLTTWYQDLDSDAFGNPSVSINAVSQPTGYVDNNTDCDDNDNTINPNTVWYVGVDTDGDGFFGSTTSVTQCTSPGAGYSTTAQTTNDCDDNDNTINPNTVWYIGVDNDGDGFFGSTTSVTQCSSPGAGYSTTAQTTNDCDDNDNTINPNTVWYIGVDTDGDGFFGSTTSVTQCTSPGAGYSTTAQTTNDCDDNDNTINPNTVWYIGVDTDGDGFFGSTTSVTQCSSPGAGYSTTAQTTNDCDDNDNTINPNTVWYIGVDTDGDGFFGSTTSVTQCSSPGAGYSTTPQTTNDCDDNDNTINPNTVWYVGVDTDGDGFFGSTTSVTQCTSPGAGYSTTPQTTNDCDDNDNTINPNTVWYIGVDTDGDGFFGSTTSVTQCSSPGAGYSTTPQTTNDCDDNDNTINPNTVWYVGVDTDGDGFFGSTTSVTQCTSPGAGYSTTPQTTNDCDDNDNTINPNTVWYIGVDNDGDGFFGSTTSVTQCSSPGAGYSTTPQTTNDCDDNDNTINPNTVWYVGVDTDGDGFFVSTTSVTQCTSPGAGYSTTPQTTNDCDDNDNTINPNTVWYVGVDNDGDGFFGSTTSVTQCSSPGAGYSTTPQTTNDCDDNDNTINPNTVWYVGVDTDGDGFFGSTNSVTQCSSPGAGYSTTPQTTNDCDDNDNTINPGAIDIPNDGIDQDCNGYDEKTLNIEVLDMNTIMVTPNPFSNYIKIILPKFKEYSSFDIKIFDLNGRLVYIKDVNNTSSSITIDGFENLEQAPYIIKVLNKKTGDVLIRRILKK; encoded by the coding sequence ATGGATTTTGAAGGTTTTAGTTTCGATGATTTTAAAGTAACTAAAATACAAATACCCTGCGACAATTCTAATCCTCCTACTGGCTTAACAGCAGATGTTACAACAACGGCTTTGTCTGCAATAATTAATTGGAACCCTATTCCATCAGCTACCTACGATTTAAGATATAGAGAAATTGGAGCTTCATCATGGACAGAAATTACAGATTTAGCAACAAATACCTATACAATTAGTGGTTTAGTGAATGATACAGATTATGAGGTTCAAGTTAGTACACGTTGTACTCTTGCAAGTTCAATTTATAGTTCTTCAGTTAATTTTACTGCAACCGCTTGTACGGGTGCATCAATTAGTTCATTTCCTTACTCTGAAAGCTTTGAAGCTAATTTTGGCTTATGGAATCAAGGTCTAAATGGAACAGATGATAATATTGATTGGACGAGAAATAGTGGTGGTACGCCTTCTATAACCTCTGGTCCAACAGGTCCATCTGGAGCATCCAATGGTAATCAGTATATTTTTGTAGAATCTTCATCACCCAACAATCCAAGTAAAAAAGCATTTTTAAACTCTCCTTGTTTTGAACTTGATGGTTATGAGAACACAGAACTTATATTTGACTATCACATGTTTGGTTCTACTATGGGAACATTGAAAGTAGAAGTTACTAATGATAATGGTTTAACCTATACTTCTGTTTTCACAGTATCTGGCCAACAACAAACATCCGCAAGTGCTGCTTGGACAACACAAAACATAAATCTGAATTCTTACGATGGACAAACTATAAAAATAAGATTTTCAGGAACCACTGGTAGTAGTTTCGCAAGTGATATTGCGGTAGATAATATAAAAATCAATGCTAATGCAGTCACATTAACAACATGGTATCAAGATTTAGACTCAGATGCATTTGGAAATCCATCCGTTAGTATCAACGCAGTTTCTCAACCTACAGGTTATGTTGATAATAATACAGATTGTGATGATAACGATAATACCATCAACCCAAATACGGTTTGGTATGTAGGTGTGGATACCGATGGTGATGGATTCTTTGGAAGTACGACTTCGGTAACGCAGTGTACATCGCCTGGGGCTGGGTATTCAACAACCGCTCAAACCACTAATGATTGTGATGATAACGATAATACCATCAACCCAAATACCGTGTGGTATATTGGTGTAGATAACGATGGTGATGGGTTCTTTGGAAGCACTACCTCGGTAACGCAGTGTTCATCGCCTGGTGCTGGATATTCAACAACCGCTCAAACCACTAATGATTGTGATGATAACGATAATACCATCAACCCAAATACCGTGTGGTACATTGGTGTGGATACCGATGGTGATGGATTCTTTGGAAGTACGACTTCGGTAACGCAGTGTACATCGCCTGGGGCTGGGTATTCAACAACCGCTCAAACCACTAATGATTGTGATGATAACGATAATACCATCAACCCAAATACCGTGTGGTATATTGGTGTAGATACCGATGGTGATGGGTTCTTTGGAAGCACTACCTCGGTAACGCAGTGTTCATCGCCTGGTGCTGGATATTCAACAACCGCTCAAACCACTAATGATTGTGATGATAACGATAATACCATCAACCCAAATACCGTGTGGTACATTGGTGTGGATACCGATGGTGATGGATTCTTTGGAAGCACGACTTCGGTAACACAGTGTTCATCGCCTGGGGCTGGGTATTCAACAACACCTCAAACCACCAATGATTGTGATGATAACGATAATACCATCAACCCGAATACGGTTTGGTATGTAGGTGTGGATACCGATGGTGATGGATTCTTTGGAAGTACGACTTCGGTAACGCAGTGTACATCGCCTGGGGCTGGGTATTCAACAACACCTCAAACCACTAATGATTGTGATGATAACGATAATACCATCAACCCAAATACCGTGTGGTACATTGGTGTGGATACCGATGGTGATGGATTCTTTGGAAGCACGACTTCGGTAACACAGTGTTCATCGCCTGGGGCTGGGTATTCAACAACACCTCAAACCACCAATGATTGTGATGATAACGATAATACCATCAACCCGAATACGGTTTGGTATGTAGGTGTGGATACCGATGGTGATGGGTTCTTTGGAAGCACCACTTCGGTAACGCAGTGTACATCGCCTGGGGCTGGGTATTCAACAACACCTCAAACCACTAATGATTGTGATGATAACGATAATACCATCAATCCAAATACCGTGTGGTATATTGGTGTGGATAATGATGGTGATGGATTCTTTGGAAGCACGACTTCGGTAACACAGTGTTCATCGCCTGGGGCTGGGTATTCAACAACACCTCAAACCACCAATGATTGTGATGATAACGATAATACCATCAACCCGAATACGGTTTGGTATGTAGGTGTGGATACCGATGGTGATGGATTCTTTGTAAGTACGACTTCGGTAACGCAGTGTACATCGCCTGGGGCTGGGTATTCAACAACACCTCAAACCACCAATGATTGTGATGATAACGATAATACCATCAACCCAAATACCGTGTGGTATGTAGGTGTGGATAACGATGGTGATGGGTTCTTTGGAAGCACTACCTCTGTAACACAGTGTTCATCGCCTGGGGCTGGGTATTCAACAACACCTCAAACGACCAATGATTGTGATGATAACGATAATACCATCAACCCAAATACCGTGTGGTATGTAGGTGTAGATACCGATGGTGATGGGTTCTTTGGAAGCACGAATTCGGTAACGCAGTGTTCATCGCCTGGGGCTGGGTATTCAACAACACCTCAAACCACTAATGATTGTGATGATAACGATAATACCATCAACCCAGGAGCTATAGATATACCGAATGATGGCATTGATCAAGATTGTAATGGATACGATGAAAAAACTTTAAATATTGAAGTTTTAGATATGAATACAATCATGGTTACACCAAATCCTTTTAGTAATTACATTAAAATTATATTACCTAAATTTAAAGAATACTCTAGTTTTGATATTAAGATATTTGATTTAAATGGAAGATTAGTTTACATTAAAGATGTTAATAATACTTCAAGTTCAATAACTATAGATGGTTTTGAAAATTTAGAACAAGCACCCTACATAATAAAAGTGTTAAACAAAAAAACAGGTGATGTTTTGATTAGAAGAATTCTGAAAAAATAG
- a CDS encoding IS256 family transposase, which translates to MKKEDFLNDDFLKQFKTGDELTSFLKSIQKRGIEKMLEGELDAHLDYEKHQQSDNSNTRNGYGSKKIKTALGETNIKVPRDRDASFNPMLVPKRTNMVDGIENVIISLYAKGMSNSDIEEQIREVYDFDVSTSTISRITDKVTNDIVAWQNRPLEPVYLITWMDGIVFKVRENSKVINKTMYIAVGLRRDGKKEVLGLWLGKNESAAFWMSVLTDMKARGVQDLLITATDNLNGFTDTIKNVFPESKTQICVVHQIRNACRYVVWKDKKEFTKDMKSIYDAPTKSAAKAALEDFAQKWEHKYSYAIKSWRDNWEELTAFYEFPLEIRKIIYTTNLIENLNGKIRKYTKNKLSFPTDEAVMKSTFLALREATKKWSMPIRNWGIILNQFLTIFEKRVQL; encoded by the coding sequence ATGAAGAAAGAAGATTTTCTAAACGACGATTTTTTAAAACAGTTTAAAACAGGAGACGAACTGACCTCCTTTCTAAAATCCATTCAAAAGCGAGGTATTGAAAAGATGCTAGAAGGGGAACTTGATGCTCATTTAGACTATGAGAAGCATCAGCAATCCGATAATAGCAATACCCGTAACGGCTATGGGTCTAAAAAGATAAAAACAGCTTTAGGAGAGACTAATATTAAAGTTCCCAGAGACCGGGACGCTTCTTTTAACCCTATGCTGGTTCCTAAACGCACTAACATGGTTGATGGCATAGAAAACGTCATTATCAGCCTTTATGCCAAGGGTATGAGTAATTCTGATATTGAAGAGCAAATCCGAGAAGTTTACGATTTTGATGTATCCACATCTACCATATCACGTATCACAGATAAAGTTACCAATGATATTGTTGCTTGGCAAAACAGACCTCTGGAGCCCGTATATTTAATTACTTGGATGGATGGCATCGTATTTAAGGTTCGGGAGAACTCCAAAGTCATTAACAAAACCATGTACATCGCCGTAGGACTGCGTAGAGATGGTAAAAAGGAAGTCTTAGGGCTTTGGTTGGGGAAGAATGAATCGGCAGCCTTTTGGATGAGTGTACTAACCGATATGAAAGCCAGAGGCGTTCAGGATTTGCTTATCACGGCCACAGATAATCTTAACGGTTTTACCGACACCATTAAAAACGTTTTTCCTGAATCTAAAACCCAAATCTGCGTGGTACACCAGATTCGTAATGCTTGTCGGTATGTTGTTTGGAAAGACAAGAAAGAATTTACAAAGGACATGAAAAGCATCTACGATGCACCCACCAAAAGTGCAGCAAAAGCCGCCCTAGAAGACTTTGCTCAGAAATGGGAACACAAGTACTCTTACGCTATTAAAAGCTGGAGAGATAACTGGGAAGAACTTACCGCTTTCTATGAATTTCCTTTAGAAATTAGAAAAATCATTTACACTACGAACCTTATTGAAAACCTTAATGGAAAAATCAGAAAATACACTAAAAACAAGCTCTCATTCCCAACAGATGAAGCTGTTATGAAGTCCACTTTTTTAGCCCTTAGAGAGGCTACCAAAAAATGGTCGATGCCTATTAGGAACTGGGGCATTATTTTAAACCAGTTTTTAACTATATTTGAAAAAAGGGTTCAACTTTAA
- a CDS encoding choice-of-anchor D domain-containing protein yields the protein MKKCILFLKKFNVFFILVSFFSFKSNGQCASSGNTNYNTGITFVSFNTINNADIPKNVGYENFTGISTNVNQGSSYNLTVRVNTDGNYTVHAFAWIDWNQDGDFSDAGETYDLGDRRNVIDGTTSLIPLSISIPLTAATGNTRMRVSAKYNSNPSSCETNFDGEVEDYSLNVIGSSSPEINITGLGNTIVSGDTTPNISDDTDFGNVSTVLSSKSNTFTIQNTDIGTLNLTGSPRVLIGGANASDFTVTSNPSATITGNSSSTFTIRFIPGAIGLRTATVSIINNDTNENPYTFTIQGYGSGLAQEINVRGLGNNILSGDTKPTTLDNTDFGSVLTTSNKTNTFVIENLGTLNNLSLTGASPYITFTGTNAGDFSVTTIPNNNISANNSTTFAITFSPTGGGIRTATLRIANNDSDENPYTFSIQGVGIVPLPEMNIQGNSINISDNDTTPSLTDFTDFGDYGVSLGSITHNFVIENTGPGTLNLTGASPYITISGAHASDFTVSTIPSNAIAPGSSTTFSISFDPTSSGLRTATISISNNDSDENPYNFNVQGTGVTAPPLYTAYYETFDISNGGWNVIRSTNDTWIWTNSYPASVTNELAEGGFWRNNSYNSYSNNSWIIVESPEYNFSGLQNLNLSLDVEYNTQNDTDGMRILYSVGSGAFTPLTGSGTNWYDDYTSVLGGDGWNDDSHPDLPAFSGPYSHFKNAKIELPDAIFSNRSNVKFRIEFRTNNNTTDVGVGFDNFKIDADPITTLANSTVAPANINGNLRLWLKANDGVSVSDGARLTNWEDQAYSTTLDKEDATAANYLAPTYRDNANRNLNYNPILDFNNSSTEYMNGKGGFFSQDYFVVVKSDDVVNTSIGSSNRQFPLGGKSDTANYHEDPTGLAFGSSTGRYVDEVIAHNLGAYVNTQNGTPGVNSYGRAYTSNTDSYNHVLIVNVKANNSRNSQEIYKNGKRIDNTTGTTGTSGNGNPLNYYEFNNLPFLIGTGRSGLNGRSSSQLNGMLGEVISYSAPNSALNKQKIQSYLGIKYGVTLQSDGSSLTNYRLNDVNYIDSQGNVIWDTNLNSGYNYDIAGIGRDNASQLNQKQSKSQNIEYDGVGLTSGFLTIGLTNTYNTNKENINNNTTNFNDRQFLVWGNNGRDINLAATTVNVDMSAGIPGLSTPVSFVAMQRIWKVVETGGDIPSCKVKIPQNAIRNISPPGNYYMFISSTGIFDPTADYRVMKPDGNGNLLADYDFDGTKYITFGYAPQIIVERSVKFDGVQDYIDVEDHLDLNPTQFTMSAWVKRDTGTVNASIISKRNASNTEGYDFKINGLGRFEFSVNGGASTLASSVVIPENEWHQLAVIYNNGTAKLYIDGVEDTSKNMPAPIATTQSFYIAAAGKNTPTAYFAGNIDEVRVWKKALTEDQLHYIMNQEIIDNTTLALKKGDVIPTTISKNELNPLPWSELDGYYPMSVYTYTNTDDMSGNGNQGALRNLDTVDFQTAPLPYQSQADGSWDADATWLNNAVQTLPNALSIIDGVTPINWNIVETNHNIYLGATSTSARNRDCQLEALIINGGDLQVNGDTASNSGIGLTVTHYLKINGTMDLEGESQLIQTENSDLDNTSTGSVERDQQGNSNTYVYNYWSSPVAPNFNSSYKLPDVLTNVGFLTSGYNGSASPVRNADYWIWKYSNKIGNTYSQWQHVRSTGSLLAGEGFTMKGPGTATPDQNYILKGKPNNGNISLTINANNEYLVGNPYASSLDANEFILDNIHTADGGRNSQNVINGSLYFWDHFAVNSHILREYEGGYAVYNLTGGTPAISTDTRINATGAVGTKIPERYIPVAQGFFVSAISDASLAGLSQPITGGTIRFKNSQRVFKKEGATITNTGSEFFKTVKNKKSDIDNRPKIRLMFDSPKGYHRQLLVGADTKASNDFDLGYDAILAETNSEDMYWKINNSKFIIQAVNNFKDDQTLPLGLKIAKGGLAKIRLEDTNNLEKNKAIYLYDNTLGIYHNLTNGPYEIYLTPGVYSNRFEIKFTALDKSLSSVDFETSELDVYYANDKNSLILHNKTLKEIKNIALFNILGQSISIFNNVESVNYQEFKTKPLSTGTYIIKVNTYDGAYSKKVLIN from the coding sequence ATGAAAAAATGTATTCTTTTTCTAAAAAAATTTAATGTATTTTTTATACTAGTTTCTTTTTTTAGTTTTAAATCAAACGGACAATGTGCTTCCTCTGGTAACACGAATTATAACACTGGTATAACATTTGTTTCTTTTAATACAATAAATAATGCTGACATTCCAAAAAATGTAGGTTACGAAAATTTTACTGGAATTTCTACGAATGTAAACCAAGGCTCCTCTTACAATTTAACTGTTAGAGTTAATACCGATGGTAACTATACTGTACATGCATTTGCATGGATAGACTGGAATCAAGATGGTGATTTTTCGGATGCAGGTGAGACATATGATTTGGGTGACAGAAGAAATGTAATTGATGGGACAACATCCTTAATTCCCTTATCAATTTCAATACCACTTACAGCTGCAACTGGAAATACCAGAATGAGAGTATCAGCTAAATATAACTCAAATCCTTCATCCTGTGAAACAAATTTCGATGGAGAGGTAGAAGATTATTCTTTGAACGTAATTGGAAGTTCTTCTCCAGAAATAAACATAACAGGATTAGGCAATACCATTGTTAGTGGTGATACAACACCAAACATTTCAGATGATACCGATTTTGGAAATGTTAGCACCGTATTATCAAGCAAATCAAATACATTTACAATACAAAACACAGATATAGGTACATTAAATCTAACAGGTTCACCAAGAGTTTTAATCGGTGGGGCTAACGCTTCAGATTTTACAGTAACTTCAAACCCATCTGCAACTATTACTGGAAATAGCAGCTCTACATTTACAATTAGATTTATCCCAGGTGCAATTGGTTTAAGAACAGCAACAGTTAGTATTATTAATAACGACACCAATGAAAATCCTTATACATTTACCATACAAGGATATGGATCAGGTCTTGCTCAAGAAATAAACGTAAGAGGTTTAGGAAATAATATTTTGTCAGGTGATACAAAACCTACAACATTAGATAATACCGACTTTGGAAGTGTTTTAACTACAAGCAATAAAACAAATACGTTTGTTATTGAAAATTTAGGAACTTTAAACAATTTATCTCTAACAGGTGCCTCTCCTTATATTACATTTACAGGAACAAATGCAGGAGATTTCTCTGTAACAACAATTCCTAACAATAATATTTCTGCAAACAACAGTACAACTTTTGCTATAACATTTTCTCCTACTGGTGGTGGGATAAGAACAGCGACCTTACGTATTGCAAATAATGATTCCGACGAGAATCCTTATACGTTTAGTATTCAAGGTGTAGGAATTGTTCCTTTGCCAGAAATGAATATTCAAGGAAATTCAATTAATATTTCTGATAATGACACAACTCCTTCACTAACAGATTTTACAGATTTTGGAGATTATGGCGTTTCTTTAGGAAGTATAACTCACAATTTTGTAATTGAAAACACAGGACCTGGCACACTAAATTTAACTGGTGCATCGCCGTATATTACCATTTCGGGAGCCCATGCTTCAGATTTTACAGTATCTACAATTCCTAGCAATGCTATTGCTCCAGGAAGTAGCACCACATTTAGCATATCGTTTGACCCAACGAGCTCTGGTTTAAGGACGGCTACAATTTCCATTTCAAATAATGATAGTGATGAAAATCCATATAATTTTAATGTACAAGGAACAGGTGTTACTGCTCCTCCTCTATATACAGCATATTATGAAACTTTCGATATTTCAAATGGTGGTTGGAATGTTATTAGATCCACAAACGATACATGGATTTGGACGAATTCGTATCCAGCTTCTGTTACTAATGAATTAGCAGAAGGCGGTTTTTGGAGAAATAATTCTTATAATAGTTACTCTAACAATTCTTGGATTATTGTAGAAAGCCCAGAGTATAATTTTTCTGGTCTTCAAAATTTAAATTTAAGTTTAGATGTTGAATATAATACCCAAAATGATACTGATGGAATGAGAATTTTATATTCTGTAGGTAGTGGTGCTTTTACTCCATTAACAGGATCTGGAACTAATTGGTATGATGATTACACAAGCGTATTAGGTGGTGATGGTTGGAACGATGATAGTCATCCCGACTTACCTGCTTTCTCTGGACCATACAGTCATTTTAAAAATGCTAAAATAGAATTACCTGATGCTATTTTTTCTAATAGAAGTAATGTTAAATTTAGAATTGAATTTAGAACTAATAACAATACTACAGATGTTGGTGTTGGTTTTGATAACTTCAAAATTGATGCAGATCCTATTACCACACTAGCTAATTCTACTGTTGCTCCGGCAAATATAAATGGCAATCTTCGACTATGGCTAAAAGCCAACGATGGTGTTTCTGTTTCAGATGGTGCTCGATTAACTAATTGGGAAGACCAAGCTTACAGCACTACATTAGATAAAGAGGATGCTACAGCGGCTAACTATCTGGCACCTACTTATAGAGACAACGCGAACAGAAACTTAAACTATAACCCTATTTTAGATTTTAACAATAGTAGTACAGAATACATGAACGGAAAAGGCGGATTCTTTTCTCAAGATTATTTTGTTGTAGTAAAAAGTGATGATGTTGTAAATACATCCATAGGATCTTCAAATAGACAATTTCCATTAGGTGGTAAATCGGATACTGCTAATTATCATGAAGATCCAACTGGTCTTGCCTTTGGAAGTTCTACAGGTAGATATGTCGATGAAGTAATAGCTCATAACTTAGGCGCCTATGTAAATACCCAAAATGGAACTCCCGGAGTAAACTCTTACGGAAGAGCTTACACTTCTAACACAGATAGTTATAATCATGTTTTAATTGTAAACGTTAAAGCTAACAATAGCAGAAACTCTCAAGAAATTTATAAAAATGGAAAACGAATTGATAATACTACAGGTACAACCGGAACAAGCGGAAATGGAAATCCATTAAATTATTATGAGTTTAATAATTTACCATTCTTAATAGGAACAGGACGAAGTGGTTTAAATGGCAGATCAAGCTCTCAACTAAATGGAATGCTTGGAGAAGTTATTTCTTATAGTGCACCAAATTCGGCTTTAAATAAACAAAAAATTCAGAGTTATTTGGGAATAAAATATGGTGTAACATTGCAATCTGATGGTAGTTCGTTAACGAATTATAGATTGAATGATGTTAATTATATCGATTCTCAAGGAAATGTTATATGGGATACAAATTTAAACTCTGGATATAATTATGACATCGCTGGAATTGGAAGAGATAATGCCTCACAGTTAAACCAGAAACAATCTAAAAGTCAAAATATAGAATATGATGGTGTTGGACTTACTAGCGGCTTTTTAACTATAGGCTTAACCAATACTTATAACACAAACAAAGAAAATATTAACAACAATACCACAAACTTTAACGACAGACAGTTTTTAGTTTGGGGTAATAATGGTCGAGATATTAACTTGGCAGCTACAACTGTTAATGTAGATATGAGTGCTGGTATTCCTGGGCTTTCTACTCCTGTATCGTTCGTTGCGATGCAACGTATTTGGAAAGTAGTAGAAACTGGGGGCGATATACCTTCTTGTAAAGTTAAAATACCTCAAAATGCGATTAGAAATATTTCGCCTCCTGGAAATTACTATATGTTTATTTCAAGCACAGGTATTTTTGACCCTACGGCAGATTACAGAGTAATGAAACCAGACGGCAACGGAAACCTTTTGGCCGATTACGATTTTGATGGAACAAAATATATAACTTTTGGTTATGCTCCGCAAATTATTGTTGAACGCTCTGTTAAGTTTGATGGTGTACAAGATTATATAGATGTTGAAGATCATTTAGATTTAAACCCAACCCAATTTACCATGTCGGCCTGGGTTAAGCGTGACACCGGAACCGTAAATGCATCAATAATTTCTAAAAGAAATGCTTCTAATACCGAAGGTTACGACTTTAAAATTAATGGTCTTGGAAGATTTGAATTTAGTGTAAACGGCGGGGCGTCAACTTTAGCTTCTTCAGTAGTAATTCCAGAAAATGAATGGCATCAGTTGGCGGTTATTTATAATAACGGTACAGCTAAATTATATATAGATGGTGTAGAAGACACATCTAAAAACATGCCTGCACCTATCGCAACAACACAATCGTTTTACATTGCTGCAGCAGGAAAAAACACGCCTACAGCTTACTTTGCTGGTAATATTGATGAAGTAAGAGTTTGGAAAAAAGCTCTTACAGAAGACCAGTTACATTACATCATGAACCAAGAAATAATTGACAATACCACTTTAGCTCTAAAGAAAGGAGATGTTATACCTACAACCATTAGTAAAAACGAATTAAACCCGTTGCCTTGGTCAGAGTTAGATGGTTACTACCCTATGTCTGTTTACACCTACACCAATACCGATGATATGTCTGGTAATGGAAACCAAGGGGCTTTAAGAAACCTCGATACTGTCGATTTTCAAACAGCGCCATTACCTTATCAATCTCAAGCAGATGGTTCTTGGGATGCAGATGCTACTTGGTTAAATAACGCGGTACAAACATTACCTAATGCTTTATCTATTATTGATGGTGTAACGCCTATCAATTGGAATATTGTTGAAACCAATCATAACATTTATTTGGGAGCAACTAGTACCAGTGCAAGAAATAGAGATTGCCAGTTAGAAGCTTTAATTATTAATGGCGGCGACCTACAAGTAAACGGAGATACGGCGTCCAATTCTGGAATTGGCTTAACCGTTACGCACTATCTTAAAATTAATGGAACGATGGATTTGGAAGGCGAATCGCAATTAATACAAACAGAAAACAGTGATTTAGACAACACGAGTACTGGAAGTGTAGAACGCGACCAACAAGGTAATTCTAATACTTATGTTTATAATTACTGGAGTTCGCCTGTAGCTCCAAACTTTAATTCTAGCTACAAATTACCAGATGTACTTACCAATGTAGGCTTTTTAACCTCTGGCTATAATGGTAGTGCTTCACCTGTGAGAAATGCCGATTATTGGATTTGGAAATACTCAAATAAAATTGGTAATACTTATTCACAATGGCAACATGTAAGAAGCACGGGCTCGCTTTTAGCTGGAGAAGGTTTCACTATGAAGGGACCAGGCACCGCAACACCAGACCAAAACTATATTTTAAAAGGGAAACCTAATAACGGAAATATCTCATTAACGATTAATGCAAACAACGAATATTTAGTTGGAAACCCTTATGCGTCATCGCTCGATGCCAACGAATTTATTTTAGATAACATTCATACTGCCGATGGTGGTAGAAACTCGCAAAATGTTATTAATGGATCACTGTATTTTTGGGATCACTTTGCTGTAAATTCTCATATACTAAGAGAATACGAAGGTGGTTATGCTGTTTATAATTTAACTGGAGGTACACCAGCCATTTCTACTGATACGAGAATAAATGCTACTGGTGCTGTTGGTACCAAAATTCCAGAAAGATATATTCCGGTGGCGCAAGGCTTCTTTGTTTCTGCTATATCTGATGCAAGTTTAGCTGGCTTATCGCAACCTATTACAGGGGGCACCATTAGATTTAAAAATAGTCAAAGAGTCTTTAAAAAAGAAGGAGCTACTATTACAAATACGGGATCGGAATTCTTTAAAACAGTTAAAAACAAAAAATCTGATATCGACAACAGGCCTAAAATTAGATTGATGTTCGATTCGCCTAAAGGTTATCACAGACAACTTTTAGTGGGGGCAGATACTAAAGCTTCAAACGATTTTGACTTAGGTTACGACGCTATACTTGCCGAAACCAATAGTGAAGATATGTACTGGAAGATTAATAATTCTAAATTTATAATCCAGGCCGTTAATAATTTTAAAGACGACCAAACTTTACCTTTAGGTTTAAAAATAGCGAAAGGTGGATTGGCTAAAATTAGATTAGAAGACACCAATAATTTAGAAAAAAACAAAGCTATTTACTTATATGATAACACATTAGGTATTTATCACAATCTAACCAATGGACCTTATGAAATTTATTTAACACCTGGTGTTTATTCTAACAGATTTGAAATAAAATTCACAGCCTTAGATAAATCTTTAAGTAGCGTTGATTTTGAAACATCGGAGTTAGATGTTTATTACGCTAATGATAAAAACAGCTTAATACTTCACAATAAAACACTTAAAGAAATTAAGAATATAGCGTTGTTTAATATCCTTGGGCAGTCTATAAGTATATTTAATAATGTGGAATCAGTAAACTATCAGGAGTTTAAAACGAAACCTTTAAGTACTGGCACCTACATTATAAAAGTAAACACCTATGATGGTGCTTATTCTAAGAAGGTTTTAATAAATTAG
- a CDS encoding START-like domain-containing protein → MEDKIKFEIEFTIQASPQLIYQYISTPSGLSEWFSDNVNSRGEFFTFIWDDSEEKAKLISKKTGERIKFRWVNDDNDQTSFFEIKIQVDEITKDVSLIITDFAEEDEVDEAKMLWENQISSLKQVLGSA, encoded by the coding sequence ATGGAAGATAAAATAAAATTTGAAATAGAATTTACTATACAAGCCTCTCCTCAATTAATATATCAATACATTTCTACACCTTCAGGATTATCAGAATGGTTTTCAGATAACGTGAATTCCAGAGGCGAATTTTTTACCTTTATTTGGGATGACAGCGAAGAAAAAGCGAAGTTAATTAGTAAAAAAACAGGTGAACGTATTAAATTTAGATGGGTAAATGATGATAACGATCAAACATCATTTTTTGAAATTAAAATTCAGGTAGATGAAATTACAAAAGATGTTTCATTAATTATTACAGATTTTGCTGAAGAAGACGAAGTAGATGAAGCAAAAATGCTTTGGGAAAACCAAATTTCAAGTTTAAAACAAGTATTAGGTTCTGCTTAA